The following proteins are co-located in the Castanea sativa cultivar Marrone di Chiusa Pesio chromosome 8, ASM4071231v1 genome:
- the LOC142607035 gene encoding serine/threonine-protein phosphatase PP2A-2 catalytic subunit isoform X2: MESVPSNTHGGLDEQISQLMQCKPLSEQEVRVLCDKAKEILMEESNVQPVKSPVTICGDIHGQFHDLAELFRIGGKCPDTNYLFMGDYVDRGYYSVETVTLLVALKVRYSQRITILRGNHESRQITQVYGFYDECLRKYGNANVWKIFTDLFDYFPLTALVESEIFCLHGGLSPSIETLDNIRNFDRVQEVPHEGPMCDLLWSDPDDRCGWGISPRGAGYTFGQDISEQFNHTNNLKLIARAHQLVMEGYNWGHEQKVVTIFSAPNYCYRCGNMASILEVDDCKAHTFIQFEPAPRRGEPDVTRRTPDYFL, translated from the exons ATGGAATCGGTCCCTTCGAACACACATGGAGGCCTCGACGAGCAGATTTCGCAGCTCATGCAGTGCAAGCCCTTGTCCGAACAAgag GTAAGGGTGCTGTGTGATAAGGCTAAGGAGATATTAATGGAAGAAAGCAATGTCCAG CCTGTTAAAAGTCCTGTTACAATATGTGGCGATATTCACGGGCAGTTCCATGATCTTGCAGAGCTATTTCGCATTGGAGGGAAG TGTCCAGATACAAATTACTTGTTCATGGGAGATTATGTTGACCGTGGCTACTATTCAGTTGAAACTGTAACT CTCCTGGTGGCCTTGAAAGTGCGTTATTCTCAACGGATTACTATTCTGAGAGGAAATCATGAAAGCCGTCAG ATTACTCAAGTTTATGGGTTCTATGATGAGTGCCTTCGGAA GTATGGTAATGCCAATGTGTGGAAGATCTTTACAGATTTATTTGACTATTTTCCACTGACAGCATTG GTCGAATCTGAAATATTTTGTCTGCATGGTGGATTGTCCCCTTCCATTGAAACCCTTGATAACATTCGTAACTTTGACCGTGTTCAAGAAGTTCCTCATGAGGGGCCCATGTGTGATCTTTTATGGTCTGACCCAGATGATCGCTGCGGTTGGGGTATCTCACCAAGGGGTGCTGGATACACCTTTGGCCAG GACATATCTGAGCAGTTTAACCATACTAATAACTTAAAGCTGATTGCTAGAGCTCATCAGCTGGTTATGGAAGGATATAACTGGGGTCAC GAACAAAAAGTGGTGACCATTTTCAGTGCACCAAATTATTGTTATCGCTGTGGGAACATGGCATCCATTCTGGAAGTTGATGACTGCAAGGCACACACATTCATTCAG TTTGAGCCTGCTCCAAGGAGGGGAGAGCCAGATGTAACCCGGAGAACACCCGATTACTTCCTATGA
- the LOC142607035 gene encoding serine/threonine-protein phosphatase PP2A-2 catalytic subunit isoform X1, which produces MESVPSNTHGGLDEQISQLMQCKPLSEQEVRVLCDKAKEILMEESNVQPVKSPVTICGDIHGQFHDLAELFRIGGKCPDTNYLFMGDYVDRGYYSVETVTLLVALKVRYSQRITILRGNHESRQITQVYGFYDECLRKYGNANVWKIFTDLFDYFPLTALVESEIFCLHGGLSPSIETLDNIRNFDRVQEVPHEGPMCDLLWSDPDDRCGWGISPRGAGYTFGQDISEQFNHTNNLKLIARAHQLVMEGYNWGHEQKVVTIFSAPNYCYRCGNMASILEVDDCKAHTFIQVAAPSLFTHTHTHTRTLAAPRPPL; this is translated from the exons ATGGAATCGGTCCCTTCGAACACACATGGAGGCCTCGACGAGCAGATTTCGCAGCTCATGCAGTGCAAGCCCTTGTCCGAACAAgag GTAAGGGTGCTGTGTGATAAGGCTAAGGAGATATTAATGGAAGAAAGCAATGTCCAG CCTGTTAAAAGTCCTGTTACAATATGTGGCGATATTCACGGGCAGTTCCATGATCTTGCAGAGCTATTTCGCATTGGAGGGAAG TGTCCAGATACAAATTACTTGTTCATGGGAGATTATGTTGACCGTGGCTACTATTCAGTTGAAACTGTAACT CTCCTGGTGGCCTTGAAAGTGCGTTATTCTCAACGGATTACTATTCTGAGAGGAAATCATGAAAGCCGTCAG ATTACTCAAGTTTATGGGTTCTATGATGAGTGCCTTCGGAA GTATGGTAATGCCAATGTGTGGAAGATCTTTACAGATTTATTTGACTATTTTCCACTGACAGCATTG GTCGAATCTGAAATATTTTGTCTGCATGGTGGATTGTCCCCTTCCATTGAAACCCTTGATAACATTCGTAACTTTGACCGTGTTCAAGAAGTTCCTCATGAGGGGCCCATGTGTGATCTTTTATGGTCTGACCCAGATGATCGCTGCGGTTGGGGTATCTCACCAAGGGGTGCTGGATACACCTTTGGCCAG GACATATCTGAGCAGTTTAACCATACTAATAACTTAAAGCTGATTGCTAGAGCTCATCAGCTGGTTATGGAAGGATATAACTGGGGTCAC GAACAAAAAGTGGTGACCATTTTCAGTGCACCAAATTATTGTTATCGCTGTGGGAACATGGCATCCATTCTGGAAGTTGATGACTGCAAGGCACACACATTCATTCAGGTTGCTGCTCCCTCTTTAttcacccacacccacacccacacccgaACACTTGCTGCCCCTAGACCACCATTATAG